The DNA region CTGTTTCCCCATATCCTGTAGTTCGCATTTCAAAAGGCGAGGAGTCGCCCATACACGACTCTGCACGAGCTGGTGCAAGGTTCCAGGACTCCGCCCATCGCTTCAGCAGCACGGCCCGCCGGACCTTCCGGTCCGCCTCTCGCGAGGGTTGATGGTAGGGCCGCAAGTCACGATGACTGCCCGATGCTGTACGGCCGTACCCCCAGAGTTTCTGCTTCGCCGCCCCTACTCATACCTTAGGCTCTGGACCGGGTCCTTGCGCGCCGCACGCACTGCCGGGAGCAGGCCGAAGACGCTGCCCACGAGGATGCAGGTGCCCAGCGCGAGGGAGACCGTGCCAAGGGTGATGAGCGGCTTGAGCGGGGTCCAGGCGCGAAGCGCCTCGCACGCCGCCCAGCTTAGCGCCAGGCCAAGCGTTCCGCCGGACACGGAGAGCATCAAGGATTCCAGCAGGAATTGTAGAAACACATCGCGCCGCTTGGCGCCGAACGCCTTGCGGATGCCGATTTCCTTCGTGCGCTCGTTGACCGACATCAGCATGACCGTCATGATGCCGACGCCCCCGACCACCAGCGCAATCGAGGTCAGGCCCACCAGGAGCCACGACAGGATGCCCATCAGGCTGAAGGCGAACTTCTGAAGCTCGTCTTGGGTGAAAACCGTGAACTTGTCGCGCTCCAGCCTTTCGGCGAGGCAGCCCTCGATCCGCTTGACGAGTGCTTTGGGCTCCTCTCCTGCCGTAGACTGGATGAGGATTCGGTTGACCTGAGCCTCCGGCTGTTTTTCGCGGATGAGTTGAAACGGAACGTACATGAAGTTCTCGAAGCCGCCCATCGAGATCAGCGACGTGCCCTCGAACTTCTTCCGGGTGACTCCGACGACCCGGTATGGCTCACCGTTGTAGACCACCGTCTTGCCGAGCGCGGGGAAATCGCCGAAGAGCTTTTTCTTGACGATCTCGCCAAGCACGCAGACGTTGGCGCGTTCGTCGCCGGGCGTCAA from Armatimonadota bacterium includes:
- a CDS encoding ABC transporter permease; this encodes MALFLRALSAAMRSLVEQRQRALLSALGITVGSLAIVLLMSIAAGVKDDVGREIGEFGVDLLFVLPGHFEEDTMVNPGLLGISYLEEQDVKRIRGVDGVRHASALCFVGGGIRVGSTTSPTSLVVATEPDWFVIRNPLFLEGGPLTPGDERANVCVLGEIVKKKLFGDFPALGKTVVYNGEPYRVVGVTRKKFEGTSLISMGGFENFMYVPFQLIREKQPEAQVNRILIQSTAGEEPKALVKRIEGCLAERLERDKFTVFTQDELQKFAFSLMGILSWLLVGLTSIALVVGGVGIMTVMLMSVNERTKEIGIRKAFGAKRRDVFLQFLLESLMLSVSGGTLGLALSWAACEALRAWTPLKPLITLGTVSLALGTCILVGSVFGLLPAVRAARKDPVQSLRYE